AAAAACAAAAAAGGAGAAGGATCATGAATCTTTTGATTATGGGCTTGCCAGGTGCAGGCAAGGGGACTCAAGCAGCCAAAATCGTTGAGGAATTTGGTGTTGCGCATATCTCAACAGGGGATATGTTCCGTGCAGCTATGGCAAACCAAACTGAAATGGGGGTACTTGCGAAATCATATATTGACAAAGGTGAATTAGTGCCAGATGAAGTGACTAATGGAATTGTCAAAGAACGTTTAGCACAAGATGATATTAAAGAAAAAGGTTTTTTATTAGATGGCTACCCACGCACCATTGATCAAGCTCATGCACTGGATCAGATACTTGCTGAACTTGGGCTTACTTTAGACGGGGTTGTTAATATCGAAGTGGATCCTAACAGCTTGCTAGAGCGCTTGAGCGGACGGATTATTCACAAAAAAACGGGAGAAACCTTCCATAAAGTCTTCAATCCACCAGCAGATTATAATGAAGAGGATTATTATCAACGTGAGGATGACAAGCCAGAAACCGTGAAACGCCGTTTAGATGTCAATATCGCTCAAGGAGCACCAATTATTGAGCATTATCGTTCTCAAAATTTGGTTTATGATATTCAAGGAAATCAAGAGATTGATGATGTATTTAAAGATATTGAAAAAGTCTTGTTAAAGTTAAAATAAAAGCGTTTTTTACACTTGCAATATTTGACAAGTAGTGATACAATGAATTAGTCTGACTTATAATTGTTACCTCTGTGTTCAGAGGAATGAATCGAAATTTAGGGGGTGCTTTTGCGTGGCAAAAGACGATGTGATTGAAGTTGAAGGCAAAGTAGTTGATACAATGCCGAATGCAATGTTTACGGTTGAACTTGAAAATGGACATCAGATTTTAGCAACAGTTTCTGGTAAAATTCGTAAAAACTATATTCGTATTTTAGCGGGAGACCGTGTTACTGTCGAGATGAGTCCTTATGATTTGACACGTGGACGGATCACCTACCGCTTTAAATAATCGAAATACTTGGAGGGATAAGAAATGAAAGTAAGACCATCGGTCAAACCAATTTGCGAATACTGCAAAGTTATTCGTCGTAATGGTCGTGTTATGGTGATTTGCCCAGCAAATCCAAAACACAAACAACGTCAAGGATAATAGAAAGGAGAAAAAATGGCTCGTATTGCTGGAGTTGATATTCCAAATGACAAACGTGTAGTTGTTTCACTGACTTATGTATACGGTATTGGTCTTCCAACATCTAAGAAAATTTTAGCAGCTGCTGGAGTTTCAGAGGATATTCGTGTGAAAGATTTAACATCTGATCAAGAAGACGCTATCCGTCGTGAAGTGGATGCTATCAAAGTTGAAGGTGACCTTCGTCGTGAAGTAAACTTAAACATCAAACGTTTGATGGAAATTGGTTCATATCGTGGAATCCGTCATCGTCGTGGACTTCCTGTACGTGGACAAAACACTA
This Streptococcus anginosus DNA region includes the following protein-coding sequences:
- the rpsM gene encoding 30S ribosomal protein S13; translation: MARIAGVDIPNDKRVVVSLTYVYGIGLPTSKKILAAAGVSEDIRVKDLTSDQEDAIRREVDAIKVEGDLRREVNLNIKRLMEIGSYRGIRHRRGLPVRGQNTKNNARTRKGKAVAIAGKKK
- the infA gene encoding translation initiation factor IF-1 is translated as MAKDDVIEVEGKVVDTMPNAMFTVELENGHQILATVSGKIRKNYIRILAGDRVTVEMSPYDLTRGRITYRFK
- the rpmJ gene encoding 50S ribosomal protein L36 is translated as MKVRPSVKPICEYCKVIRRNGRVMVICPANPKHKQRQG
- a CDS encoding adenylate kinase, translated to MNLLIMGLPGAGKGTQAAKIVEEFGVAHISTGDMFRAAMANQTEMGVLAKSYIDKGELVPDEVTNGIVKERLAQDDIKEKGFLLDGYPRTIDQAHALDQILAELGLTLDGVVNIEVDPNSLLERLSGRIIHKKTGETFHKVFNPPADYNEEDYYQREDDKPETVKRRLDVNIAQGAPIIEHYRSQNLVYDIQGNQEIDDVFKDIEKVLLKLK